In Nymphaea colorata isolate Beijing-Zhang1983 chromosome 5, ASM883128v2, whole genome shotgun sequence, one genomic interval encodes:
- the LOC116255146 gene encoding uncharacterized protein LOC116255146 isoform X1, whose product MAVDGSVPATRGGPRQTKSCPATFPARRSKIKGKARQRSLAGKEKENAAQDTALVKDPSVSGSIGQRKKHPLGESKHTNIIGAVTVEKISKPLAKRHSAKLKVVGPILKVERHADGLTGKLLEETPGCMKPTIKSGRVSTNSGRILFDAAKSTQSRSISFEDQLEGNLAQKRNINRDNMHSPAKLHSSLRCSPSLSTEKHNRNMEHDFQTSEYWISQIHMAEFAGKHFVAFEFFRLALECKAKPFESLFDELQGYADRHVYLLAETAWQALFLTYGSSISEIKCVGLNSPFLRAGNHHGSEDTKCLAVECYSCISSSDSQDADFEEYKYKDSIDSDEISKISAPESSSVVEHSYSHGNEKHDGYLLLADDCVKEKSATNGIEEFHNVGLEKINLPMKPDTATKHNEANARTIAYQNISSNKSKGGFSSESSLLSIIPWSVCAIQYLLVIFWMCLLLTVSFLLLDVIVTVL is encoded by the exons ATGGCGGTTGACGGCTCCGTACCGGCCACGCGTGGTGGGCCCAGGCAGACGAAGAGTTGCCCTGCAACGTTTCCCGCTCGTCGTTCAAAAATAAAGG GCAAGGCTCGCCAGAGGAGTCTCGCcgggaaggagaaggaaaacgCAGCCCAGGATACGGCCTTGGTCAAGGATCCCTCCGTTTCTGGTAGTATTGGTCAAAG GAAAAAGCATCCTCTTGGGGAGAGTAAACACACCAATATTATAGGAGCTGTAACAGTAGAAAAAATCTCAAAACCTTTGGCTAAGAGGCATTCTGCAAAGTTGAAAGTTGTGGGTCCTATACTGAAGGTTGAGAGGCATGCTGATGGCTTAACAGGAAAGTTGTTAGAAGAGACACCTGGATGCATGAAGCCAACCATCAAGTCTGGACGAGTTTCCACAAACAGTGGCAGAATTTTGTTTGATGCAGCCAAATCAACCCAAAGCAGGAGCATCTCATTTGAAGACCAACTTGAAGGGAACCttgcacaaaaaagaaatatcaacAGAGATAACATGCATTCACCTGCTAAACTCCACTCTAGCTTACGGTGCTCACCATCTCTGAGTACAGAGAAGCACAATCGAAATATGGAACATGATTTTCAAACATCAGAATATTGGATTTCTCAGATACATATGGCAGAATTTGCTGGAAAGCATTTTGTTGCATTCGAATTTTTCCGCCTTGCCTTGGAATGCAAGGCCAAG CCATTTGAGAGTCTTTTTGATGAGCTTCAAGGCTATGCCGACAGGCATGTTTATCTGCTTGCAGAAACTGCATGGCAAGCCCTTTTCCTTACTTATGGTTCATCAATATCTGAAATTAAGTGTGTGGGCTTGAATTCTCCCTTCCTTAGAGCTGGAAATCATCATGGCAGTGAAGATACAAAATGCCTTGCTGTGGAGTGTTATTCTTGCATTAGCAGTTCAGATTCTCAGGATGCAGACTTTGAAGAATATAAGTATAAAGATTCCATCGATAGCGATGAGATTTCCAAAATTAGTGCTCCTGAAAGTTCATCAGTAGTGGAGCACAGTTACAGCCATGGAAATGAGAAACATGATGGTTACTTGCTGCTAGCAGATGATTGTGTCAAAGAAAAATCAGCTACAAATGGAATTGAGGAGTTCCATAACGTGGGGCTGGAGAAAATAAACCTTCCCATGAAGCCAG ATACTGCGACGAAGCATAATGAGGCAAATGCCAGAACAATTGCTTATCAG aatatttcatcaaacaaatCTAAAGGAGGCTTTTCTTCCGAGTCATCACTTCTTTCTATAATTCCATGGTCGGTCTGTGCGATTCAATATTTGTTAGTCATATTCTGGATGTGTTTGCTATTAACTGTGTCGTTTCTGCTTTTGGATGTGATTGTTACTGTATTATGA
- the LOC116255146 gene encoding uncharacterized protein LOC116255146 isoform X3 — MAVDGSVPATRGGPRQTKSCPATFPARRSKIKGKARQRSLAGKEKENAAQDTALVKDPSVSGSIGQRKKHPLGESKHTNIIGAVTVEKISKPLAKRHSAKLKVVGPILKVERHADGLTGKLLEETPGCMKPTIKSGRVSTNSGRILFDAAKSTQSRSISFEDQLEGNLAQKRNINRDNMHSPAKLHSSLRCSPSLSTEKHNRNMEHDFQTSEYWISQIHMAEFAGKHFVAFEFFRLALECKAKPFESLFDELQGYADRHVYLLAETAWQALFLTYGSSISEIKCVGLNSPFLRAGNHHGSEDTKCLAVECYSCISSSDSQDADFEEYKYKDSIDSDEISKISAPESSSVVEHSYSHGNEKHDGYLLLADDCVKEKSATNGIEEFHNVGLEKINLPMKPGPTPSASLQIGEISQ, encoded by the exons ATGGCGGTTGACGGCTCCGTACCGGCCACGCGTGGTGGGCCCAGGCAGACGAAGAGTTGCCCTGCAACGTTTCCCGCTCGTCGTTCAAAAATAAAGG GCAAGGCTCGCCAGAGGAGTCTCGCcgggaaggagaaggaaaacgCAGCCCAGGATACGGCCTTGGTCAAGGATCCCTCCGTTTCTGGTAGTATTGGTCAAAG GAAAAAGCATCCTCTTGGGGAGAGTAAACACACCAATATTATAGGAGCTGTAACAGTAGAAAAAATCTCAAAACCTTTGGCTAAGAGGCATTCTGCAAAGTTGAAAGTTGTGGGTCCTATACTGAAGGTTGAGAGGCATGCTGATGGCTTAACAGGAAAGTTGTTAGAAGAGACACCTGGATGCATGAAGCCAACCATCAAGTCTGGACGAGTTTCCACAAACAGTGGCAGAATTTTGTTTGATGCAGCCAAATCAACCCAAAGCAGGAGCATCTCATTTGAAGACCAACTTGAAGGGAACCttgcacaaaaaagaaatatcaacAGAGATAACATGCATTCACCTGCTAAACTCCACTCTAGCTTACGGTGCTCACCATCTCTGAGTACAGAGAAGCACAATCGAAATATGGAACATGATTTTCAAACATCAGAATATTGGATTTCTCAGATACATATGGCAGAATTTGCTGGAAAGCATTTTGTTGCATTCGAATTTTTCCGCCTTGCCTTGGAATGCAAGGCCAAG CCATTTGAGAGTCTTTTTGATGAGCTTCAAGGCTATGCCGACAGGCATGTTTATCTGCTTGCAGAAACTGCATGGCAAGCCCTTTTCCTTACTTATGGTTCATCAATATCTGAAATTAAGTGTGTGGGCTTGAATTCTCCCTTCCTTAGAGCTGGAAATCATCATGGCAGTGAAGATACAAAATGCCTTGCTGTGGAGTGTTATTCTTGCATTAGCAGTTCAGATTCTCAGGATGCAGACTTTGAAGAATATAAGTATAAAGATTCCATCGATAGCGATGAGATTTCCAAAATTAGTGCTCCTGAAAGTTCATCAGTAGTGGAGCACAGTTACAGCCATGGAAATGAGAAACATGATGGTTACTTGCTGCTAGCAGATGATTGTGTCAAAGAAAAATCAGCTACAAATGGAATTGAGGAGTTCCATAACGTGGGGCTGGAGAAAATAAACCTTCCCATGAAGCCAG GTCCTACTCCTTCAGCTTCTCTCCAGATTGGTGAAATTTCTCAGTGA
- the LOC116255146 gene encoding uncharacterized protein LOC116255146 isoform X2, whose protein sequence is MNHRVMRFSGKARQRSLAGKEKENAAQDTALVKDPSVSGSIGQRKKHPLGESKHTNIIGAVTVEKISKPLAKRHSAKLKVVGPILKVERHADGLTGKLLEETPGCMKPTIKSGRVSTNSGRILFDAAKSTQSRSISFEDQLEGNLAQKRNINRDNMHSPAKLHSSLRCSPSLSTEKHNRNMEHDFQTSEYWISQIHMAEFAGKHFVAFEFFRLALECKAKPFESLFDELQGYADRHVYLLAETAWQALFLTYGSSISEIKCVGLNSPFLRAGNHHGSEDTKCLAVECYSCISSSDSQDADFEEYKYKDSIDSDEISKISAPESSSVVEHSYSHGNEKHDGYLLLADDCVKEKSATNGIEEFHNVGLEKINLPMKPDTATKHNEANARTIAYQNISSNKSKGGFSSESSLLSIIPWSVCAIQYLLVIFWMCLLLTVSFLLLDVIVTVL, encoded by the exons ATGAATCACCGGGTGATGAGATTTTCAG GCAAGGCTCGCCAGAGGAGTCTCGCcgggaaggagaaggaaaacgCAGCCCAGGATACGGCCTTGGTCAAGGATCCCTCCGTTTCTGGTAGTATTGGTCAAAG GAAAAAGCATCCTCTTGGGGAGAGTAAACACACCAATATTATAGGAGCTGTAACAGTAGAAAAAATCTCAAAACCTTTGGCTAAGAGGCATTCTGCAAAGTTGAAAGTTGTGGGTCCTATACTGAAGGTTGAGAGGCATGCTGATGGCTTAACAGGAAAGTTGTTAGAAGAGACACCTGGATGCATGAAGCCAACCATCAAGTCTGGACGAGTTTCCACAAACAGTGGCAGAATTTTGTTTGATGCAGCCAAATCAACCCAAAGCAGGAGCATCTCATTTGAAGACCAACTTGAAGGGAACCttgcacaaaaaagaaatatcaacAGAGATAACATGCATTCACCTGCTAAACTCCACTCTAGCTTACGGTGCTCACCATCTCTGAGTACAGAGAAGCACAATCGAAATATGGAACATGATTTTCAAACATCAGAATATTGGATTTCTCAGATACATATGGCAGAATTTGCTGGAAAGCATTTTGTTGCATTCGAATTTTTCCGCCTTGCCTTGGAATGCAAGGCCAAG CCATTTGAGAGTCTTTTTGATGAGCTTCAAGGCTATGCCGACAGGCATGTTTATCTGCTTGCAGAAACTGCATGGCAAGCCCTTTTCCTTACTTATGGTTCATCAATATCTGAAATTAAGTGTGTGGGCTTGAATTCTCCCTTCCTTAGAGCTGGAAATCATCATGGCAGTGAAGATACAAAATGCCTTGCTGTGGAGTGTTATTCTTGCATTAGCAGTTCAGATTCTCAGGATGCAGACTTTGAAGAATATAAGTATAAAGATTCCATCGATAGCGATGAGATTTCCAAAATTAGTGCTCCTGAAAGTTCATCAGTAGTGGAGCACAGTTACAGCCATGGAAATGAGAAACATGATGGTTACTTGCTGCTAGCAGATGATTGTGTCAAAGAAAAATCAGCTACAAATGGAATTGAGGAGTTCCATAACGTGGGGCTGGAGAAAATAAACCTTCCCATGAAGCCAG ATACTGCGACGAAGCATAATGAGGCAAATGCCAGAACAATTGCTTATCAG aatatttcatcaaacaaatCTAAAGGAGGCTTTTCTTCCGAGTCATCACTTCTTTCTATAATTCCATGGTCGGTCTGTGCGATTCAATATTTGTTAGTCATATTCTGGATGTGTTTGCTATTAACTGTGTCGTTTCTGCTTTTGGATGTGATTGTTACTGTATTATGA
- the LOC116255147 gene encoding tetraspanin-6, protein MYRFSNSVVGILNLFTIFISIPVIGGGLWLAKNSSTCEAFLQMPLLIIGFVILIISLSGFIGACFNIACALFLYLVIMLVLIFSLLSLTVFAFAVTSKGHGVQVPGRVYKEYHLNDYSPWLRAQVSKESNWRGIRSCILSSKSCSAIAQWTPLDYLEKDMTPIQSGCCKPPTACQYGAQGTVVMGMGGAEQDCYRWNNLPGVLCYECDSCKAAVLENMKRDWQKLSVLNITMLVILVGLYAIGCCALRNTRRAETDYPYGDNRMDKIRPRWDYRWWRWWYDWKERLF, encoded by the exons atgtatcGGTTTAGTAACAGCGTTGTTGGCATCCTCAACCTCTTCACCATCTTCATCTCCATCCCCGTCATAGGTGGTGGTCTATGGCTAGCGAAGAACAGCAGCACCTGCGAGGCGTTTCTACAGATGCCCCTCCTTATCATCGGCTTCGTAATCCTCATCATCTCCCTATCAGGCTTCATCGGCGCATGCTTCAACATAGCATGCGCCCTCTTCCTCTACCTTGTGATCATGTTGGTGCTCATCTTCTCACTTCTGTCGCTCACAGTCTTTGCCTTCGCCGTTACCAGCAAGGGCCATGGCGTCCAGGTTCCGGGCAGGGTGTACAAGGAGTATCACCTTAATGACTACTCTCCCTGGCTTAGAGCGCAGGTGAGCAAAGAGAGTAACTGGAGGGGTATCAGGAGCTGCATCCTCAGCTCCAAGAGCTGTTCTGCCATTGCTCAGTGGACGCCACTTGATTATTTGGAGAAGGATATGACCCCCATCCAG TCGGGCTGCTGCAAGCCGCCGACGGCGTGCCAGTACGGGGCGCAGGGGACGGTGGTAATGGGGATGGGAGGGGCGGAGCAAGACTGCTACAGGTGGAACAACCTGCCGGGGGTGCTGTGCTACGAATGTGACTCCTGCAAAGCGGCGGTGCTGGAGAACATGAAGCGCGACTGGCAGAAGCTGTCGGTGCTCAACATCACCATGCTCGTCATCCTCGTCGGCCTTTACGCTATCGGCTGCTGTGCCCTCCGCAACACCCGCAGGGCCGAGACAGACTACCCCTACGGCGACAACCGTATGGACAAGATTCGTCCCCGGTGGGACTACCGCTG GTGGAGGTGGTGGTATGACTGGAAAGAGCGGCTTTTCTAG